A segment of the uncultured Desulfobulbus sp. genome:
GCGGCGGCATGGGCTATGGGTGGATGGGCGAGTCGGGAGCGGGGCATTTCGTCAAGATGATCCACAACGGCATCGAATACGGCATGATGCAGGCTATTGCCGAGGGGTTGGAGATTCTCCGCCACGGACCGCTGCCGTTCAAGCTCGACCAGGTTACCTCGGTCTGGCGTAGGGGATCGATCATCTCCGGTCTGCTGATGGATATGACCTCCGACGCCCTGGCCCGGGAACCGGATTTGCAATCGCTCGAGGGGATTGTCGCCGCCTCCGGCGAGGCAAACTGGACCGTGGAGGAGGCGGTTCGGCAGGGCGTGGCTGCGCCTGTGATCGCCACAGCTCTTTTCACCCGGTTTAAATCCCAGGACAGGGAAAAATACGCGGAGAAGTCGCTGGCGGCCATGCGGCGAGAATTCGGAGGTCATGCCGTGGTGACCAGGGACAAGGGGTGAACCGTGGACAACCGAGACGGCTTCCTCTGTATCTTTGGCGCAACCGGAGACCTGGCCGCCAAGAAGATCTTTCCTGCCCTGCAACAGTGGAGTGAAGACGCGTTGCCCATGCGCCGCATCTGGTGTCTGGGACGTCGTTCCCTGGACACCGAACGGTATTTGGAATTTATCGAAGCCAGAGGGGGGATCCATCTGGGCGAGTCACTCCGAAGGCGGATTGAGTACCACCGGCTCGAATTCAGCGAAGCAGAGGCGTACCAGGCCCTGGCCGCCCGCATCGATAAGCAGGGCTTTGACCGGGACGCCCGACGGTTGTTTTTCCTGGCGGTCAAGCCGGAGGCCTTTGTGCCTGTTGCCCTCCAGTTGCATGGGGCCAACCTGTTGGTCAGTGGCCACCCCCAACACCGGCTGATGCTGGAAAAACCGTTTGGCGACAGTCTGCAGTCGGCTGTCGGCATTCAACAGCAACTCATGGAGTTGGTGAACGAAGAGCAGCTTTATAGGATCGATCATTACCTCGGCAAGGAGATGATTCGCAATATCCTGACCATCCGTTTTGCCAACCGCCTCTTCAGCGAGAGCTGGCACGGAGGCGCCATTGAGCGGATCGAAGTCACCAGCATCGAGACCGCCGGAGTTGAAGAACGCTTGGATTATTACGATCGTGCCGGAGCGATCAACGACATGGTTCAGAGTCATCTGCTGCAAATGGTGGCCTTGGTGGCCATGGCCGCGCCGGACGATCTTGCGCCGGAATCGATTCGCCGAGCCAAGATCGATATCCTCCAGCATCTGCGACCCGATCCCCAGGAAAGACAGGTGATCGGCCAGTATGCAGGATACTGCGAGCAGATGCCCGGCTCGACCACTGAGACAGCGGTCGAGGCCGTGCTCCGGATCGACAACCCTCAGTGGGCGGGAACCCGGTTCATTGTCCGGACCGGCAAAAAACTGGCGGAAAAACGGACCGAGATTCGCCTCCATTACCGGGCGATGCCGCTGTGCGTGAGCTGCAGTCAAACCGTCGAGGCTAAAGCCAACCAGTTGGTGATCGAGGTCTTTCCCAGCGAAGGCGTGCAGGTGCAGTTCAACTCCAAAACACCGGGATACGAGTATGAGATCGACCAGGTCATGGCCGAATACTGTCACAGTTGCAGGATGATTGGCAATAAACCAGAGGCATATGTCAAATTGCTCAAAGATGCCTGGGAGGGTGACAAGACCCTGTTTGCCAGCTTTGCCGAACTGCAGGTGCAGTGGCGTATTGCCGATGCCATCCGGTCGGCGGCCCACCGGAGAGATCTGGTGGTCTATGCCCCCGGCACCCCAGCCATCATTGCCTCAGGAGGTCAGCCATGCTAAATTGGATATCGTTGTCACTCCCCATCAAGGAAACAATGGCTGTGTATAAGAATCTGGAGGAAAAACGGCCGCGCATCGAGACCACCCGCAACTTTTCCCAGCATGGCATGCACGAAAGCACCCTGCATTTGCCCTTACACACCGGAACCCATATCGATTACCCGCTCCATGCCTTAGACGGCGGCAAACGCTCCAGCGATTACCAACTCTTCCCAATCGAGTTCACCGGACTGGTCGTCGACCTCTGCCCGCAGCCGCCTACAGCCATCACCCTCGACCTGGCACGAACCCTGTCTTTGGATTCCATCGACGCAGTGTTCTTCCGGACCCTGGAGCAACCGCTGGAGGCATTCGATCCCCTTTTTCCCGGAGTGACCGATGAGGCGGCCGCCTGGTTGTGTGAATATCCCCTGCTCTTTGTCGGCACCGATCAGCCGGGCATTGAACGGGCGCAACCAGGGCATCCGACCCATATTCGGTTGCTGAAAAAGGACATTCTGATCATCGAGGGGCTGAATCTTTCCCGGATGTCCGGTGGGGGGCGATTTCGGTGCAGGGCCTTCACCCTGGGCATCGAGGGGGTCGAAGCGGAACCCGTTCTGGTGTATGCCCAGACGATACAGTCATCCTGAGGGGAGTGAAAGGATGCGATCTCATGAAACCGCATCAGATCATGGCATTGGATTGGAGGAAACGCTACCAGTTCAGGAGTCAGCTCAAACCTTACCTGGGGCGGGGCAAAAATGGTGGCTATTTCAGTGGTTACCTGCTCAGCCTGCAATAACCTTCCATTATATTTCATAGGCTATTACCTTATCGTTTCCACACGAGAATTTTCAAACCTATAATCTCCAACACACGTTCCACCCCTGATCATATTGATCGGCAGGGCAAGGGTAATGGATAGAGGATATTTGCGTTACCGAGTGAGACGAGTATCATGGCCGTGAACGTGTTGACATTTTAGCAAAATAAAAGAATATTCATTTCATGTTTGAAGTTTTTCAAGCTCCGCCCCCCCTGCTTTAAGGGTGAATGCATCCTGCTTGGTCTGAATACAACACCGGCTTAAGCCATGAAGTCGATGGCCGAATGCCCCGCATAAAAAGGAAGGTGGACCATGAGTGAAACAGGCAACGGTCGTCATCTCATAGGACGACGAAAATTTCTGCAAATTCTGGCTGTTGCCGGTGCTGCCGGGGGCCTGTACGGGTACGGTGTGCTCCGGGCCGGGGGCCAAAACCAGGTTGTACGTCAAAGTCGGACCATGATGGGCACCCAAATCAATCTCATCGTCTACGGTCCGGATCAGGACCAGTGCCTCCAAGCGACCACAGCCACTTTTGCCCGCATGGAATTGCTGGAGAGTTTTTTTAGTCGATTTCAGCCTGAAAGCGCCCTGAGCCGGCTCAATGCAACAGGGCAGCTTGATGCGGCCCCCGATGATTTACTCCAGGTGCTGAGCCTGGCTGAGCACATCAGCCAGGTCTCCGATGGCGCCTTTGATGTCTCGGTTCTCCCCTTGCTGCGTCTCTATGCGCAACAGCAACTTCCCTCACAGGCACAGCTCACCCAGACTCTTCCCCTGGTTGATTATCGAAATATCAAACGCAATGGAAACAAGGTGCGTTTCACCCGACAGGGAATGGGAATTACCCTTGACGGCATCGCCAAAGGATATGTTGTCGATCAGGCGGTCGCCACTCTTAAACAATCCGGATTCAGCAACGTCTATGTCGAGGCGGGGGGTGATCTCATGGTTTCCGGCACGAAACCGGCCGACGCCCCCTGGCGAATCGGCATCCAGAACCCCCGAGCTGATTCGACCGAGTCCATGACCATCCTGTCGGTTAGATCCCCCTTGGCGATAGCCACTTCCGGAGACTACATGCAGCCCTTCTCGGATGATCTGCAAAACCATCATATTCTTGACCCGCGAAAAGGGATTTCACCACCGGATTTAGCCAGCGCGACCGTTACCGCCCCATCCGTTGCTCTGGCTGACAGCCTGGCAACCGCTTCCATGGTCCTGGGGCCCCAACGATCTATCGCTCTGCTGCAGCACTTTGACGACTGCGAAGGGCTGTTTATCGACAAGCAACTCAAACATTATAAAACCTCCGGATTTCAAGGCTGATATGCACATCGTCACCATTCGTCGCGGTCTCGACATTCCCATAACTGGAACCCCGGAACAACGGATAGGGAAGGGGCCTCCGGTAGAGGAGGTCGCCCTGATGGGCGACGACTATCCCGGCCTCAAACCGACCATGCTTGTCAAAGAAGGGGAACGGGTCAGGTTAGGGCAACCCCTTTTTTCTGATAAAAAAAATCAAGGTGTGCTGTTTACCGCACCTGCCGCCGGTAAGATCAAGGCCATTCATCGCGGCCCTAAACGTCGGTTCGAGTCCCTGGTCATTGCCGTTGACGGCGATGAGGCCGTTCATTTTTCCCCAGCCGCCACGCCGCTGTCTCCCCCGTCCCCTGAAGAGCTTCGTTCCCTGCTTTTGAACTCCGGTCTCTGGACCGCCTTTCGCACCCGCCCTTTCGGCAAGATTCCATATGCCGACGCCAAACCAAGTTCGCTTTTTATCGCCGCACTGGATACCGCGCCCCTGGCTGCCGACCCCACAGTCATTTTGGAGCACGATCCACATCACTTTCAAACCGGACTTGAATGCCTGCATCGTCTCCTTGGTGTGCCGATTCACCTCTGTATCCGGCCAGGTACCAATCTTGATAACCTCCTGATCCCAGGTGTTGAAGTGCATGGTTTTGTCGGCCCGCACCCGGCCGGGTTGCCTTCCACCCATATCCACTTTATCGATCCGGTGCATGCGCAGAAGCAGGTCTGGCATCTGGATGTTCAGGACGTCCAGGCCATCGGCCACCTGTGGAACACCGGCACCTTGCCCAAGAGCAGAATCATTGCTCTGTCCGGGCCGGGGATGAAAAAGCCTCGCCTGATCGACACGTTACCCGGTGCTTCGGTGGAACAACTCTGTCGCCATGAAGTGCAATCCCAGGGACAATGGCGCCTGCTGTCCGGTTCCGTGCTCGACGGTCGTGTTGCGGAGGGGACCATGGGATATCTCGGTCGCTATCACAGGCAGGTTGCCGTCCTGGGCGACGATGATGGCCGGAGCCTGTTTGGCTGGTTGGCGCCGGGGAGCGACCGTTTCTCGCAAACCGGTCTGTTCGCCTCCCGTTTCTCTCCTGGGAAAAGGTTCAACATGATCACTGCCGCCTGGGGGGGAAGGCGAGCGATTTATCCGTTGGGGGTGTACGAGAAAGTCATGCCCCTGGATATTATTGCCACGTCGTTATTAAAAAGCCTTGCGGTCGGCGATACTGAAAAATCCGCAGCCCTTGGCTGTCTGGAATTGATAGAGGAAGATCTCGCTCTGTGCAGTTTTGTCTGTCCCGGGAAAAATGAATTCGGACCGATGCTGCGTTCAGTGCTGAGCGCTATTGAGCAGGGCGAATAGCGATGAATCACCACCCATCAGATCAAATATCCAGAAGAGATGCGCCGCACAGTTTGGCCGTTCATCTCAAGGTGCGATATTTATGAAATTTCTTCGCGAGTTTTTTAACAGGCTGGAACCAAAGTTTGCCAAGGGGGGGCCTTGGCATCGGTGGCACGCCCTGTTTGAGGCCACGGACTCCTTTTTGTTTCATAGTCGGCGAGTTACGCGAATAGCCCCTCATGTTCGTGACGGGGTCGATTACAAGCGAATCATGATCACGGTGATCATCGCCCTGGTCCCCTGTGTCATCATGGCCCTCTGGAATACCGGTTATCAGGCCAACAGTGGCTTGCAGCAGCTTGGTCTGGATATTCCTCCCGGCTGGCGAGGGGCTATTATGCAGCTAGTTGGCTGCGATCCCCACAGCTTGTTTTCAAATATAGTGCATGGCTCACTCTATTTTCTGCCCATCTATGGAGTCACGGTTGTGGTGGGCAGCATCTGGGAAGGGTTGTTCAATCTCATCCGCGGTCACGAGATTTCCGAGGCCTTTCTGGTCACCAGCCTCCTCTTTCCCTTGACCCTGCCGGCAACGATTCCGCTTTGGCAGGTCGCCTTGGGGATCAGTTTCGGTATCATCTTTGCCAAGGAGGTTTTTGGTGGGGTCGGCCGCAACTTTATGAACCCGGCGTTGGTCTCTCGGGCGTTTCTCTATTTTGCCTATCCCATCGAGATTACCGGTGATGCCGTCTGGGTACCGGTGGATGGACTGACAAGCGCCACCCCGCTGGCCCATCTTGCCGCATCCCCGGCCGGATTCAATCCGTCTGAGCTCTCCGTCAGCTGGATGGATGCCTTTGTCGGCATCATGCCTGGCTCCATGGGGGAAACATCGACCCTGGCCTGCCTGCTTGGCGCGGCATTTTTACTCTTTACCGGGATCGCCTCCTGGCGTGTCATGGGGGCCATGCTTGTTGGCGGTCTGGCGGCTGTCCTGCTGTTGACCAATCTGCCGTCCCCGGCCAATGGCCTGCAAACGCTGCCTGCCCACTGGCATCTGGTACTTGGCGGCTTTGCCTTTGGTTTGGTGTTCATGGCAACGGATCCTGTGTCCGCTGCACAGACGCCAACAGGGCAATGGATGTACGGTTTGCTTATCGGCATCCTTGCCATTGTCATTCGCGCCGCCAATCCGGCTTTTCCCGAGGGGGTGATGTTGGCAATCTTGCTGGGTAATGTTTGTGCACCGCTGTTGGATCATTTTGTCATCCAGGCCAACATCAAGAGGAGGAGGCTGCGCCATGGCTGAAGAATCCTTAGCCAGACCCTTTTACACCGTCCTCGTTCTGGCTCTGGTCTGTTCAGCGCTTGTGGCCGGGACTGCCGTTGGATTGCGCCCCTTCCAGGAGGCCAATCGCAAAATTGACCAGCAAAAGAATATTCTCCGTGCGGCCGGACTCTTCAACCCGGATAAAGAGGTGGCGGATCAGTTCAATGCACTGATTGAAATACGTCTGGTCGATCTGGTTGCAGGCACATTCATCGATCAACAGCAGGAGGCCAATCTCAGTTTTGAAGAAAAGAGAACCCTTGAGCGCGATCAGGACCCGGCTGGTCTCTTCCAGGTCGAACGGTTCTCGCCTGTGTATCTGGTGCACCAGGATGGCCGTTTCCAGCAAATCATCCTGCCGGTACGCGGCAAGGGATTATGGTCGACCATGTATGCCTACGTGGCGGTGGACGCCGATTTGAAGACCATCCGTGGCATTAGTTTTTACGAACACGGTGAAACTCCCGGCCTTGGGGGCGAGATCGAAAATCCCAGGTGGCAAGCGAGTTGGCAGGGGAAAGAAATCTACGGTCCTCATCACAACGTTGCCCTGCGGGTGGTGAAGAGCGGTTCCGCAGATGGCGGTGGGGCGAGCCATCGTATCGACGGTATCTCAGGGGCGACCATGACCGGCAACGGTGTATCGGAGATGCTGCGGTTCTGGTTTGGCGAAAATGGATTTGGCGCATTTCTCCAGTGGCTGCAGCAACAGGGAGGACTCAATGAAAGATCGAAAACGTGATCTTCTGCTGCGTTCGATCATCGAGCGCAATCCGATTGCGCTGCTGGTGCTGGGCATCTGTTCGGCGCTGGCCGTCACCTCGCAGATGGAGACCGCCTTTGTCATGTCCATCTGCGTTACCCTGGTGGTTGCCTGCTCCAGCTGTATTATTTCTCTGGTGCGCGCCCAAATTCCCAATTCCGTCCGCATCGGCATTCAGATCACCGTGATAGCCACCCTGGTCATCCTGGTCGATCAGGTACTCAAGGCCTTTTATTTTGATCTGGCCAAGCAACTCTCCATCTACATTGGCTTGATCATCACCAACTGCATTGTCATGGGGCGAGCCGAAGGATTTGCCATGGCAAATCCGCCGTTCAATAGTTTCCTCGATGGTATCGGCAATGGTCTTGGCTATGGATTCGTGTTGATGACCGTCTCCTTTATTCGGGAGCTGTTGGGCTCGGGTTCGGTTTTCGGTTGGCAGGTTCTGCCTCTGACCACCAATGGCGGCTGGTATGTTCGCAATGGGCTCTTGCTTTTACCTGTGAGCGCTTTTTTTATCATCGCGCTGATTATCTGGGCGCTGCGAACCATTGATCCGGTGCAACAGGAGAAAGACTGATGGCTCATTATCTTGACATCATTATCCGCTCGCTGTTCATCGAAAACCTGCCTTTGAGTTTTTTTCTCGGCATGTGTACCTTTCTCGCCATCTCCAAAAAAGTGCAAAGCGCCGTTGGTCTTGGTGCGGCAGTCCTGGTCCTGATGGTGATTACGGTTCCGGTGAACAACCTCATCCTGGCCAATTTGCTTGAGGCAGGCGCCCTTTCCTGGGCGGGGCAGCCGGATCTCGACTTAAGTTTTCTTGGCCTGCTCACCTATATCGGCGTGATCGCGGCCATTGTCCAGATACTTGAAATGACGCTTGATCGTTTCATGCCCACCCTGTATGCGACCCTGGGTATTTTTTTACCGTTGTTGACCGTCAACTGCGCCATACTCGGTGGGAGCCTGTTCATGGTGGAGCGCAAATACAGTTTCTTGGAGAGTGTTGCCTATGGGGTGGGGGCGGGCGGCGGTTTTTTCCTTGCCGTCGTTCTGCTTGCCGGAATTCGTGAAAAACTGGAGTATGCCGATCCGCCTGCCGGCCTGCGTGGCCTGGGGATGACCTTTATCTGTGCCGGGCTTATGGCCCTTGCCTTCATGGGCTTGGGCGGTTTTTAGGTAAGCGGAATGGGGATGGTGGTTGTTAAGGGCGGCATTGGAATAATAGAGGAGATGGCGAAATGACGGAAATTATCGGTGCAGTCCTGATCTTTCTGGCCATCCAGCTGGTTTTGGTCTCTTTGATTGTGACGGCGAAACGGTTGTTACTTCCCCGTGGTGAGGTCATTATCACCGTGAATGAGGAAAAAGAACTGCAGGTGCAACCCGGGGGCAAACTGCTGACATCCTTGGCGCAACAGGGGATCTTCCTCTCCTCTGCCTGCGGTGGCGGTGGGAGCTGCGGGCAATGCCGTTGCCTGGTTGAGGAAGGCGGCGGGGCTATTCTGCCCACGGAGCAGGGGCAGATCAAACCAGCCGATGCCAGAAGGGGCATGCGTCTTTCCTGCCAGGTTCCGGTTAAACGCGATCTCAAAATCCAGGTTCCTCCGGAGATGCTGGAGACCCGTAAATGGCACTGCCGGGTCCGTTCCAATCACAACGTTGCAACCTTTATCAAGGAACTGGTTCTGGAATTACCGCCAGGTGAAGAAGTCAAATTCAAACCCGGTGGTTATATCCAGGTGGAAGTACCGCCGCATGCGTTGGACTACAAGAGTTTTGACATCGACGAAAAATTTCTCGGTGACTGGACAAAATTCAAAATGTTCCAGTATCAGTCCCGCGTGCATCAACCGGTCAGTCGAGCCTATTCCATGGCCAACTATCCCGGTGAGAAAGGTATCATCAAACTCAACGTCCGCATCGCCAGTCCACCGCCGCGTGGGCCGCTGGGTATTCCACCAGGTCAGGCATCCTCCTACATCTTCAAACTCAAGGAAGGGGATGAGGTGACCATTGCCGGGCCCTTTGGTGACTTCTTCATCGAGGAAAGCGATTCAGAGATGATCTATATCGGTGGCGGCGCAGGCATGGCGCCTCTGCGCAGCCACATCTTTGAACTGTTTAAAGCGCGCAACACCCAGCGGCGGGTTTCGTTTTGGTACGGGGGGCGGAGCGTCCAGGAATTGTTCTATACAGAGGAATTCGAGGCTCTGGCCGAAGAGCATGACAACTTTACCTTCCATCTTGCCCTCTCTGAACCGCAGCCCGAGGACAACTGGCAGGGATTAACCGGATTTATTCATCAGGTTCTCTTTGAGAATTATCTCAAACATCATCCTGCGCCGGAAGATGTCAATTACTACATGTGTGGCCCGCCCGTGATGACCAAGGCGGTACTTGATATGCTTGATAATCTTGGCGTGGAGTCCTCCAATATTCATTACGACGATTTTGGAGGGTAGGGACTATGTTGCGGTTCCTGCTTCTATTTACCATTACCTTTTGCACCATGGTCGTCTTTTGCTGTTTGCTTATCTTCTCTCGTTGGCGTAGCCGCCGCAGGCCCCATGTTAGAGGCGGAGGATGTCACGACACCGGAAGTCGTGGTTGCTGTAGCTGCGCGCAAACCGCATCCCGTGTCTCGAATCGCTCACACCTGCCGATGTATCGTTCTGAATGATTTTGCACAGAAAACGCTTATTGACGGTGAGCGCAGACAGCAAATATATCCATGCGTGTTGGAGACAAAAAAAATCCCTGCCAGGCGAACCCGGCAGGGAGGAAAACAACAACAGAGCATTCTACCAATTGTCTTTGCCTATTATATCACTCACATCCACACAACGGTTGGATTCTTCCTCGGTTAAATCCTCTTTCTTTTTGATAACTTTGATATCGTTGAACTGGCAGGCGTATTCCTTCCCGTCCTTATCCCGAATCCAGACCATCTCTTCATACCCAAGACCGGTTTTGCCCTCATGCGAATCTTTTACCTTGTCGCTCATCTTGCTCTCCTTAGGCATTTGATTAACCAACTTTAGTTATACAATGTTAAATATAAATACAATGTTGCAGGATTGGCAACCTTGGAACCCCCTTTTTAAGGGTTGAACAGGAAAATTTTAATTGAAAGCACTGGTTTCTCATAAAAATGAAGAAAAGGAGGCTCGGAGAGCTGCTTGATGGTACTTTTTTTTTGAAAAGAACAAAACCAAGGAGATTCGAGCAATGGCCTATAACGATACCTTCCTCAAGCAATTGCTCACACTTGTCCCGACATATGGATTTGACTCACAGGCTCAAATGTATCACGTGGGACAGAAATCGTTGACGCAAACCGGTGGTGTCCAGGTACTGTTCATAGGCGAGCGTGGTGGTGCCGATTCCACGCGGTACCGGTAGGCCCGCACTCGCCAAACGGCCAAGAGCTGAAGCCTTGCCAACAACCAGGGGCACGTCACAGGCGGACAATGCCGTCAGATCGATGCAGAGCGAGTTCATGGCGCTCAATGAAACTCCATGACATTCTGAAAGTGCGTGACTAGGTAGATACGGTCAATCTGAACCTGAAACAGCGCGCAGGTAGGCGAGGCGACAAAATCGGCCAGGTGCGGATGCCTGGATAAATAAACCATCAACCCTTCTTCGCGAGCTTTACCCTCGATTTCATGTGTTGAACCGAGAAGCGTTGCGGCAACGGCCTGCCCGAAATCAGACACCTGGTTGGTTCGATTATCCAGAAGAAGAGATACTCGAGGATTCCTGGTGAGATTTGCCCATTTGCGAGTGGCACGGGGAGTCGCAAAATAGAGGCGACGCAGGTCATCCGTGACTGCAACGGCCATCAGATTCACATACGGATGGGAACCGGCGGCGGTGGCCAGGACCGCCAGGGGTTGAGTGCGGCAGAGTTCCTGGAGGACGGAGAGTTGTTCGGCGGGAATGTTCATGCCAAATGTCGTTCCTTTTCAAGGATGTTCTTGATTCGTTGAGCTGCCATTCTGCAAACAAAAAGATAGGGTGCCGCCAGTACCGGCACCTCAAAGACCACCTTGCAGAGACTGGGCCCAAGAGAGAGCACGCGGTGACCAGTTGCAGGAATACCGGCCACCTGCCAGTGCCAGTATTGACCGGCAGTGAACTGCATGATCTCAAAGGAGAACCACGTACCGAAGGCGGTTTTCACACGGCCGGTACTCCCGAGAACAATGTAGCGATCAGTGCAATCAACTCGGGCCACTGATGGACCCCACTCAGGCCACCTATGGGTGTCGATCAGCAGTTCCCAGGCTGCAGAAACAGGAGTCTTGATTGCAACAGCGGTTGCTAATGGTTCCATTAGACTCCTAGTGCCATTGCCAACGAGATCGTGAGAGGTATCGCTTCAAGCGATGCCTGCTGAGGGATGTCGGAAATAGTAGAACCTCAGCAAGGGAACCTAAAAAGAGAGCGGCAAAGAGGGCGTTAATATGATCCAGCTGCACGCTCCTATTGCTTATAGAAAGTGATCAGGACTTCGCCCAGTTTAAACCCAAACTTGGAAAAGACAGCCCGGTTCATCATGATTGTATCGTTCAGTTGCCACATCCAATCGTCAAAGTGCACGTGATACACCTTGTTGTCAATAGGAAGGACAAGCACATATTTCCAGTTTAACGCATTGCCTGCTGCTGTGCCGACAGCCTCGCCGACGACGTCGGCAGCGGTTCCGCTATAACGATCATTTTGTTTTTTGATCGTCCATACTCGGCGTTCTTTTTTGCCGTCAGCGTAGGTGAAATTTTCATCAAGGGTTCCTGTGTCGCCTTGCCAACTGCACTGCATATCGACCGTCATGCGGCGAATGACCTTTCCTGATCGATCCTGGACTATACCATAGGCAACAATATGCCCATTAAAGTATGCCTGCATATCGAATTGAGGTTCCTGGTTTGCATAGTCAGAAATAGTTACCGGAGTGCAACTCGTTGTTAACAGTGCAATGACAACACAAAAAAAATACGAAAATACTTGAAAATAGAAGGGCATGGCCATTGTCAATTTTCCATGGTTATTCAGCTTTCACCTATCAGTCGACTGCGCATTTCCAGGTCGATGGGATCTTTACCCAGCCATATGCCAAAATATGCTGCGGCAAAATCTGCACCTTCGATGGTGATGAGTGGCTGGCCATTGAAGCTCAGCTCTGTCCCTTGGCCGGGAGCGTAGGTCAGGGCATATCGATCGCCAGGCTGAACATCACGATATACTGCGTTGAGCTGGTCGATGCGGTCGCGCAAACGGGCAAGAGCCTTGGGGCTGTTGTTCCTTTCCAAAACAGCTTCTGCCCCTTTGCCAAAATCTGGTCCGGCTATGGATACGAGGTAACTTATTTCAAGACGCTTGGGAATATCGGCCAAGGCATCATTGGGCGCACTGTTGTCAGGGAGGTAAAGAGCCGCCACATAGACCTTGAAAATTTTCAACCAGCGCAGAAGGGCTGCACCTCGAATTGGGGTCTGCTTGTTGTCAATGCGGACACTCTCTTGGAACGTTACACCCTCGAGGGTCAACGCCGCGGCGTTCATTGGTTGAAACAACAGGAGGGAAAAAAGGAGTGCTTTGGCGATGAGATGCAGAGAAACGTGGAAGGCTGACATGGGTGCTCCTCCTCAAAAAT
Coding sequences within it:
- a CDS encoding glucose-6-phosphate dehydrogenase, whose amino-acid sequence is MDNRDGFLCIFGATGDLAAKKIFPALQQWSEDALPMRRIWCLGRRSLDTERYLEFIEARGGIHLGESLRRRIEYHRLEFSEAEAYQALAARIDKQGFDRDARRLFFLAVKPEAFVPVALQLHGANLLVSGHPQHRLMLEKPFGDSLQSAVGIQQQLMELVNEEQLYRIDHYLGKEMIRNILTIRFANRLFSESWHGGAIERIEVTSIETAGVEERLDYYDRAGAINDMVQSHLLQMVALVAMAAPDDLAPESIRRAKIDILQHLRPDPQERQVIGQYAGYCEQMPGSTTETAVEAVLRIDNPQWAGTRFIVRTGKKLAEKRTEIRLHYRAMPLCVSCSQTVEAKANQLVIEVFPSEGVQVQFNSKTPGYEYEIDQVMAEYCHSCRMIGNKPEAYVKLLKDAWEGDKTLFASFAELQVQWRIADAIRSAAHRRDLVVYAPGTPAIIASGGQPC
- a CDS encoding Na(+)-translocating NADH-quinone reductase subunit A is translated as MHIVTIRRGLDIPITGTPEQRIGKGPPVEEVALMGDDYPGLKPTMLVKEGERVRLGQPLFSDKKNQGVLFTAPAAGKIKAIHRGPKRRFESLVIAVDGDEAVHFSPAATPLSPPSPEELRSLLLNSGLWTAFRTRPFGKIPYADAKPSSLFIAALDTAPLAADPTVILEHDPHHFQTGLECLHRLLGVPIHLCIRPGTNLDNLLIPGVEVHGFVGPHPAGLPSTHIHFIDPVHAQKQVWHLDVQDVQAIGHLWNTGTLPKSRIIALSGPGMKKPRLIDTLPGASVEQLCRHEVQSQGQWRLLSGSVLDGRVAEGTMGYLGRYHRQVAVLGDDDGRSLFGWLAPGSDRFSQTGLFASRFSPGKRFNMITAAWGGRRAIYPLGVYEKVMPLDIIATSLLKSLAVGDTEKSAALGCLELIEEDLALCSFVCPGKNEFGPMLRSVLSAIEQGE
- a CDS encoding NADH:ubiquinone reductase (Na(+)-transporting) subunit D, producing MKDRKRDLLLRSIIERNPIALLVLGICSALAVTSQMETAFVMSICVTLVVACSSCIISLVRAQIPNSVRIGIQITVIATLVILVDQVLKAFYFDLAKQLSIYIGLIITNCIVMGRAEGFAMANPPFNSFLDGIGNGLGYGFVLMTVSFIRELLGSGSVFGWQVLPLTTNGGWYVRNGLLLLPVSAFFIIALIIWALRTIDPVQQEKD
- a CDS encoding NADH:ubiquinone reductase (Na(+)-transporting) subunit B; the encoded protein is MKFLREFFNRLEPKFAKGGPWHRWHALFEATDSFLFHSRRVTRIAPHVRDGVDYKRIMITVIIALVPCVIMALWNTGYQANSGLQQLGLDIPPGWRGAIMQLVGCDPHSLFSNIVHGSLYFLPIYGVTVVVGSIWEGLFNLIRGHEISEAFLVTSLLFPLTLPATIPLWQVALGISFGIIFAKEVFGGVGRNFMNPALVSRAFLYFAYPIEITGDAVWVPVDGLTSATPLAHLAASPAGFNPSELSVSWMDAFVGIMPGSMGETSTLACLLGAAFLLFTGIASWRVMGAMLVGGLAAVLLLTNLPSPANGLQTLPAHWHLVLGGFAFGLVFMATDPVSAAQTPTGQWMYGLLIGILAIVIRAANPAFPEGVMLAILLGNVCAPLLDHFVIQANIKRRRLRHG
- a CDS encoding Na(+)-translocating NADH-quinone reductase subunit C; this encodes MAEESLARPFYTVLVLALVCSALVAGTAVGLRPFQEANRKIDQQKNILRAAGLFNPDKEVADQFNALIEIRLVDLVAGTFIDQQQEANLSFEEKRTLERDQDPAGLFQVERFSPVYLVHQDGRFQQIILPVRGKGLWSTMYAYVAVDADLKTIRGISFYEHGETPGLGGEIENPRWQASWQGKEIYGPHHNVALRVVKSGSADGGGASHRIDGISGATMTGNGVSEMLRFWFGENGFGAFLQWLQQQGGLNERSKT
- a CDS encoding cyclase family protein; translated protein: MLNWISLSLPIKETMAVYKNLEEKRPRIETTRNFSQHGMHESTLHLPLHTGTHIDYPLHALDGGKRSSDYQLFPIEFTGLVVDLCPQPPTAITLDLARTLSLDSIDAVFFRTLEQPLEAFDPLFPGVTDEAAAWLCEYPLLFVGTDQPGIERAQPGHPTHIRLLKKDILIIEGLNLSRMSGGGRFRCRAFTLGIEGVEAEPVLVYAQTIQSS
- a CDS encoding FAD:protein FMN transferase; protein product: MSETGNGRHLIGRRKFLQILAVAGAAGGLYGYGVLRAGGQNQVVRQSRTMMGTQINLIVYGPDQDQCLQATTATFARMELLESFFSRFQPESALSRLNATGQLDAAPDDLLQVLSLAEHISQVSDGAFDVSVLPLLRLYAQQQLPSQAQLTQTLPLVDYRNIKRNGNKVRFTRQGMGITLDGIAKGYVVDQAVATLKQSGFSNVYVEAGGDLMVSGTKPADAPWRIGIQNPRADSTESMTILSVRSPLAIATSGDYMQPFSDDLQNHHILDPRKGISPPDLASATVTAPSVALADSLATASMVLGPQRSIALLQHFDDCEGLFIDKQLKHYKTSGFQG